aaaaacgtGCAGTGAATTTGGGTTCTTTTTTGCCCAGATTACCGTTTTTACTTAGACAGATTCTACATATTGAATCGCTTTTACGGTAAGCTATTCAGGTTCCATATTTCCTCACTGTAGCAAGAGGTTAAGTTATGCACTGCTGAATATAGTGTAAAACTTTATACCTGTCAGAAAGATATTCTATCTATGACctcttcttttgaaaatgctttctACTGGACTATTATTCTGACCTTCCTGCTTAAATGCTTTGCCACTGGCTTGGACCAAGTAcgttgattaaaaaaataaagttccatACTGGTTATGGGTCATTGCCtaagaaagtattgaagccaaaaAGGTCAGTGTAAaggccaagcaactagcatttttagaagttgGTCAGCAGTGGCAACTATCATATTTCTCTGACAGGTTATTTTTAAAGGTCTATCTGCTTGTGTTGATGAAACGGTGTTCCATGTCTTTCACCTTCACCAAACCACTGGAGTCCTTTCATATTTATCACTACTTCTTCTGTACATCTCATTTCTGGTGGTGGTCTTTGCAATGTGACAGATTACAACAGTgcatggttttcttttattttcatcttcAGGAGGAGAAGTGATGAGGGCAATGGGCAGTTCGATGTGAAAAGGCAAAGATTTCATTCCCCTGTCATCCACCAAGCAGTGCCTTTAAGAGATGACATCCGTCACCATTTTCCAGGATCCGTGGGACCACTGCTTAGGATGGGGCCGCCACCACACGAGATAAATGAGCAAGTTTCATCTTCTGGAGATACCTGGTTGTTTGACCTCATAGAAACCACTTTGCCTGTTGCTAAAGACAAGGTATTAATACCTCTAGTTTAGACTTTCTTGTTGTACAAACCAGTGtgttcctatttatttaaaaggaaacctTGCATTCTGTAAAAATGACTGGTTCCTTTAAAAGACTGCTTGTCCTAATCACTGCTGCTGTGCATACACCTAAAGGATTTACACTATTGATTGTATTGTGTGTGGATgctgtaaaagataaaatatttagttttggtTCAGTAACCTCCATATATTTAAAGACTAGGTTCATGCTGATCAGAACAAAGTAAGTTGGAGAGAAACCCCATTAGTCTGCAGCTGTGCCTTTACTGTCCTGTTAGTATTCTACAGGCAGGAAATTAATGCTGTAACTGCATGAAAAAGTGCCATATTCTTTCTGGGTGTGTGTAAATCTCGGAACCCAAATAAACTTCTTCAGCGTTTTACTTTGTGATTTGCTTTAGCAGGAAAATTGGCTCTCATATTTACGCATCCcctgacaggtttcctttaaagcagagtgtttggccatctttattggccaggcggGGTGGATATAACGCCCACATATGTACTCAGGAGTTACATTGGTTTGGCACTGAGCCACAAGTTTTGCACAGTGTACTCTGTATTATAATAAAAGACGGTAGTCATTTATAATCGGCTTTTGCTGCAAAGATTTGTTTCTTCTTCAAAAAAGCCACCTTGTCAGCATTTGTAAGAAATCAGACAATACTTCCTTTTTAAAGGCACCATGTCATGAGCTGATGGTACCAGCTGTACAAACCTCTCCTGATGTTTAAGTTCATAGTGTAGAGACTtggctacttttattttttaaaatcaattaaagcTGTACTTGCTAGTGTATAATTTAGAGAACTAGATctcattgtaaaacaaaaatgtatcctaAGGTTTTGTGACCTGAAACATGCTTTTGATTCCTATTACTTCAATGCAGCTGAGCCAGCAGATTTTGGATTTGTTTCAAGCCTGTCAGCAGCAAGTTACTGACTTGAAGAAGAAAGATGTCTGTCGAGCAGAACTCCAGAGAGAAATTCAGCAAATCTTTCCCCGTAGGTACTTGGACAGCTGGTTTGAACTATTTGTTTCTTATTATTCTGTTTCATGATTATCCTTTACTCTTTCTAGAGAGCAGGCTGTATTTGGTTGGCTCTTCACTCAGTGGGTTTGGCACAAGAAGCAGCGACGCAGATTTGTGCTTGGTTATCAAAGAAGAGCCAGTAAGTCCTTGCATTCAACTTTCCCTGTATAGAATGTGGAATTGCTAGTTANNNNNNNNNNNNNNNNNNNNNNNNNNNNNNNNNNNNNNNNNNNNNNNNNNNNNNNNNNNNNNNNNNNNNNNNNNNNNNNNNNNNNNNNNNNNNNNNNNNNNNNNNNNNNNNNNNNNNNNNNNNNNNNNNNNNNNNNNNNNNNNNNNNNNNNNNNNNNNNNNNNNNNNNNNNNNNNNNNNNNNNNNNNNNNNNNNNNNNNNNNNNNNNNNNNNNNNNNNNNNNNNNNNNNNNNNNNNNNNNNNNNNNNNNNNNNNNNNNNNNNNNNNNNNNNNNNNNNNNNNNNNNNNNNNNNNNNNNNNNNNNNNNNNNNNNNNNNNNNNNNNNNNNNNNNNNNNNNNNNNNNNNNNNNNNNNNNNNNNNNNNNNNNNNNNNNNNNNNNNNNNNNNNNNNNNNNNNNNNNNNNNNNNNNNNNNNNNNNNNNNNNNNNNNNNNNNNNNNNNNNNNNNNNNNNNNNNNNNNNNNNNNNNNNNNNNNNNNNNNNNNNNNNNNNNNNNNNNNNNNNNNNNNNNNNNNNNNNNNNNNNNNNNNNNNNNNNNNNNNNNNNNNNNNNNNNNNNNNNNNNNNNNNNNNNNNNNNNNNNNNNNNNNNNNNNNNNNNNNNNNNNNNNNNNNNNNNNNNNNNNNNNNNNNNNNNNNNNNNNNNNNNNNNNNNNNNNNNNNNNNNNNNNNNNNNNNNNNNNNNNNNNNNNNNNNNNNNNNNNNNNNNNNNNNNNNNNNNNNNNNNNNNNNNNNNNNNNNNNNNNNNNNNNNNNNNNNNNNNNNNNNNNNNNNNNNNNNNNNNNNNNNNNNNNNNNNNNNNNNNNNNNNNNNNNNNNNNNNNNNNNNNNNNNNNNNNNNNNNNNNNNNNNNNNNNNNNNNNNNNNNNNNNNNNNNNNNNNNNNNNNNNNNNNNNTTTTTTTGAGCTCTGAAAGCCATTCTACAGATGGCAAATATTCTCCATGATGATAAATACCCATAAAGATTTCTCAATAAGCCAGTTGCAGAGTGGTTTTGAGTGTTGAACTTGCTAGGGCTCAAACTTTAGAGTATCACTGCATTCAGTTCAGTCATATCcatataaatttttaaattctttaaaaagttGGTCTGGATAATGTCATAATAAAGTTTTAGTAGTTGCTGGAGAGATATAACACACCACACCTCCACAGTCCTAATAACGTGGTGGGATCTAAACACTTGAGTTCCCAGGCTGGCACACCTGCTCTGACTAAAATAATGAAGCTTTATTCATCTGCTAGAATTTGAATTAACTTTGCTACTGTTGCTTTCACAATCATACAATCTTTAGCAACACCCAAAATGGGTGGGAAGATCATAAAACCACTTTGAGGTGTGTAGATTATACCATCTAGTTCTCAGGACTTGTAAGTGATTACAGCCAGATGACTATTTGTAATAAACTGCATATACATGAAATGCCACTTTTGGGTAGACTAACACAGAAGATTTGTAAAATCTTatgaaccttaaaaaaaattgaaataaaaagccCAGGCTGTTAGATATGAAGCACCCATTGGTGTACCACCTctctgaacaaaacaaaaaaaaaaaggaatttttgctGTAAGCTGTGGTTACAAATCTCtgttttaactaaaaaataaaagcacaaactgttcatgtatttttttatctataaaatttatatgtattaaatattttatatgaaaccTTTCTTcaatgtaaaactttattttttgacagatgaaTCAGAAAACAGAAGCAAGACACATACTCAGCTtactccaaaaacatttttacacccAGCTTTGTAAGTTTTAAACTATGCTAAAATTTgtttgttaaaattttttttttactgcacaagTCTATAGCTGTAACCAATTGGTactcatttgtatatatttagagCAACCTTTGCAAGTATTTAAATGTactagttttgcttttttttttaattttggtaaactTTGGTAATGCCttgcatgttcatttttttttttagcttacattGAAAGACCTCAACTCATCAGAGCAAAAGTGCCAATTGTAAAGTTCAGGGACAAAGTCAGGTAATGCTCGGTTTAtggctttatatattgcagctttttatttattatttatttatttttttaattttttttttttctttcttttgtcaaACTGCAGGATTTAAGGATCTTATACTATTAAAAAATGAAGTAGTATAACACTTTTCTTTATTGTGGATCAGTCTCTCCTGGGTAATTTCAAGAAATGAAATATGCATTCTTAAGTTATAATTTGTGCAAGCCTTCATATAAAAGATTACTTTGTACACCATAATTTAGTGTTACCTATTCCTTTTATTGCTAACATTTCAGCTGCAGAGTCTGGGTCATAGGTCCTCATATGTTACCGCCTGACCGCCTGACCTGATATTTGGTGTCTGAAGTCTGTCTGTAAGCAGAAAATTTCAGCCCTTTAAGCTGAAACTAAAATCATGTTATTAAAGCTAATTAAATGGTCGAAAATCTTTCATAATTAGGCATGCAGACATCCCAAAAAATTTGAACAGACTCGACACAAATCCAGATGTCATAggttttcatttaaacatttttccgactgttttattttgttgccgTACATAGGTGCAATTCATGAAGTTTTACACAATAGGgttctttattttcagccatgtgactaaTTAACTAATAAACCGCCCTAGCTGTAATCTCGAATCatactcggggtaactttaaactaaaaaaactccacttaccttgctctgttgtcgtccTGCTGGTTCCTGCAGGTCCTgtggacacgtccttcctcttcctTCTNNNNNNNNNNNNNNNNNNNNNNNNNNNNNNNNNNNNNNNNNNNNNNNNNNNNNNNNNNNNNNNNNNNNNNNNNNNNNNNNNNNNNNNNNNNNNNNNNNNNNNNNNNNNNNNNNNNNNNNNNNNNNNNNNNNNNNNNNNNNNNNNNNNNNNNNNNNNNNNNNNNNNNNNNNNNNNNNNNNNNNNNNNNNNNNNNNNNNNNNNNNNNNNNNNNNNNNNNNNNNNNNNNNNNNNNNNNNNNNNNNNNNNNNNNNNNNNNNNNNNNNNNNNNNNNNNNNNNNNNNNNNNNNNNNNNNNNNNNNNNNNNNNNNNNNNNNNNNNNNNNNNNNNNNNNNNNNNNNNNNNNNNTTCATAAGTATTAAAATGTAGTGGCAAATTGTTTACTGAAGAGGCTGATTGAAGACTTGCTATCACAACAAACATGTATTCTCAAACTCTTTATAtgacatgaaaaacatttgctaggttCCTGTACTTTTATCAAACTTGTCAGTTTGTCAGTCTTTTGGGCATAGAGAATAATGTCATCCACCTGGGTGACAGGATCCCAATCCAGCTCTTGTACTCCAGCAGCAGGTAGACCAGGCATGTGGATCATTGATTATACATAGTTTGAAGGAGTGGGGTAGGTAGCAGTTGTCAGGCGTCACTGAAATTTTAGCCTCAATGGGATGGTGACGGCCTATTTGGCTTATATTTTGCCTCCCTGGTCTTATTCCTATAAGTAGCcaaattttaatgaataaaaagattTAGACCAGTGACGGTAAAGGTGGGAAGAAAAGTGTTAGATCATGCTGGACATTCTCCAGCAATAAAATTACTAACTTTATGCTGTTTCCCGTGCACAGTGATAAACAGTGTACAATAAAGTCAGTAAGCAATCTTAAGTATAGTtaaggagcctgtacaactacCTAAAACTCACATGTAAGGCTACTAACTTTTGTAGAAAAATGGATTGTTATAGTTCCATATTTCacctgtttttcccttttttgctaGTGGTGTGGAGTTTGACTTGAATGTAAACAATGTTGTGGGAATCAGAAACACATTCCTCCTTCGAACCTATGCACACAGTAAGTTTGTCATCTCTTTATAAAAAACGACCAAGGGCTCATGTTAGACTTTTTCTTTCACTGCCTTTGGCACATcaagaaaagtgttaaaaaaaaatcccagtgaCAATGGATAAGTACACAAGTTTTTATAAGCTCCATTTTGAGATTTATGATTGCATGGtctgttatattttacaatactgAGAGCCAAATTGTCAGCCATCTTTATTTGCTTTGGGGCTTTTTAATGCTAAGGCACCAGTGTACTGAAACTCTAAAATACAGTGCTCTTGTAAGATTGGTAGATTTGTCCTTTGTTCTTTTATAAAGTAGTTGCACATGCCCAGACAGTTGAATAATCAAACaagtctttttattatattaattatgttGATAATACATATTGGTAAGTGAAGTTAATTGGACTTTCTCACTCTAATTTTGCAGTAGAGAGCCGTGTCCGTCCTTTAGTTCTGGTTGTCAAAAGGTGGGCCGGTCATCATGGCATAAATGATGCCAGCCGTGGAACCCTGAGCAGCTATAGTCTTGTTTTAATGGTTTTGCACTATTTACAAAGTAAGTACCTTATCTCATATGATGGCATTTTGGTAGTTGAATGTACACAGCAGGCAATTTTACTCTGTGCAGAGCTTTGTCTGGTAAGTGAAGAGTGTGTTGGCTGGGTCTTGTGTGGGCTGAGTCTGATCCTTTTCTCCCTGTGGGCCTGACTGTTACTCACAGCTGTTAACTGACTCTGCAGCAGAACAGTCATCATTAGTGAAGAAAGGCACTGTTTGCATGATTAGCCATACACAGGAGGCAAAAGGGCTTTGTGGAAAGATGAACAGGGAGTGTGGGCTAAAATGTGGGGGAAGACATCTCTGCAGAGTCCTAGGCTACCTTGTGCATCATGATTCAGCCCTGATATGTGCTTGTTTAGcatctaccaaaaataaaataccttgtataagaacagaaaaaaaagcatgcacatgtataattttattaatggAATAAATTTGTGCCCCCAAACTTACAGTGCTTAATTTATATCCTTGTTCTATAGGTTAGAATCCGTACAGGGCATTGTGTTAAGAGGTACTTGTGAGAG
This Pyxicephalus adspersus chromosome 6, UCB_Pads_2.0, whole genome shotgun sequence DNA region includes the following protein-coding sequences:
- the TENT2 gene encoding poly(A) RNA polymerase GLD2, coding for MLMSGNALPMHPVSPTPWQFGNRSPIINPSSSSTFQNRKRRSDEGNGQFDVKRQRFHSPVIHQAVPLRDDIRHHFPGSVGPLLRMGPPPHEINEQVSSSGDTWLFDLIETTLPVAKDKLSQQILDLFQACQQQVTDLKKKDVCRAELQREIQQIFPQSRLYLVGSSLSGFGTRSSDADLCLVIKEEPMNQKTEARHILSLLQKHFYTQLSYIERPQLIRAKVPIVKFRDKVSGVEFDLNVNNVVGIRNTFLLRTYAHIESRVRPLVLVVKRWAGHHGINDASRGTLSSYSLVLMVLHYLQILPEPVLPCLQKNYPECFNPNMQLHLVHHAPRHIPKYPSKNGTSLGDLFVGFLKYFATEFDWAEKIISVREGKAMQRTDGIEWKHKYICVEEPFDRTNTARAVHEKLKFDMIQDEFKKAWMILRESKDLNSVLPVGRIICMPKR